A genomic segment from Clostridia bacterium encodes:
- a CDS encoding thiamine pyrophosphate-dependent enzyme, with protein MNASDVLVESLIEWGVDTIFGLPGDGINGIMESLRTRQDKVRFVQVRHEEGAAFMACAYAKFTGRLGVCLATSGPGGIHLLNGLYDAKLDGASVLAITGLQFHDLVGTFTQQDVQLDRLFQDVCVYNERIMGPAHVENVVDLACRTALAYHGVSHITMPVDMQEMPLTKRERSSRNVADHNSDVYARSARLPNPADLQHAAEILNAAGKVAILAGRGALKATDELEQVAEVLGAPIIKALLGKAAVPDDSPYTTGGIGLLGTLPSQEAMEQCDTILIVGSSFPYIEFMPKPGQARGIQIELNPQRIGLRYPIEVGLVGDSATTLRELLPLLKRKQNRAFLDRAQRGMKDWKSLMHEQSARKDIPMKPQVIAHEIGIRLRNDAIVTCDSGTITTWWARHIPAKRGQMHACSGTLATMACGLPYANAAQIAYPHRQVLCFIGDGGFTMLMSEFLTTVKHKLPIKVCVIKNNTLGQIKWEQMVFLGNPEYGVELQDFDFAAFAHACGAVGFSCKDPKLAGDTVEQFLAAPGPAILEAHVDPLEPPMPAKVKPEQAYHFAESLVRGEPKALEMARKIFGDKIRELV; from the coding sequence ATGAATGCCTCCGATGTCTTGGTCGAATCGTTAATCGAGTGGGGAGTGGATACCATCTTTGGACTTCCCGGTGATGGCATTAACGGCATCATGGAATCGCTGCGCACGCGTCAGGACAAGGTCCGCTTCGTGCAGGTACGTCACGAAGAAGGCGCCGCCTTCATGGCCTGCGCCTATGCCAAGTTCACCGGACGCCTCGGCGTATGTCTCGCCACCAGCGGTCCCGGCGGCATTCACCTGCTGAACGGGCTCTATGACGCGAAGCTCGATGGCGCTTCCGTTCTCGCCATCACCGGCCTTCAATTCCACGATCTTGTCGGCACTTTCACGCAGCAGGATGTTCAGCTCGACCGCTTGTTCCAGGATGTCTGCGTTTACAACGAACGCATCATGGGCCCGGCCCACGTCGAAAACGTAGTCGATCTCGCTTGCCGAACGGCTCTCGCTTACCACGGCGTATCGCACATAACGATGCCGGTGGACATGCAGGAGATGCCGCTCACGAAACGCGAGCGCTCCTCCCGCAACGTGGCCGACCACAACTCTGACGTGTATGCCCGCAGCGCACGCCTGCCGAATCCCGCAGACCTGCAACACGCCGCCGAAATTCTGAACGCCGCTGGCAAGGTAGCCATCCTTGCCGGACGAGGCGCGCTCAAGGCGACCGATGAACTTGAACAGGTCGCCGAAGTTCTGGGCGCGCCCATCATCAAGGCCCTGCTTGGAAAGGCCGCCGTGCCCGACGATTCGCCATACACCACCGGCGGCATCGGACTCCTCGGCACACTGCCGTCGCAAGAAGCGATGGAGCAGTGCGACACTATCCTGATCGTAGGCAGCTCCTTCCCCTACATTGAATTCATGCCCAAGCCCGGCCAGGCGCGCGGCATTCAAATCGAGCTCAACCCTCAGCGCATCGGCTTGCGCTATCCCATAGAGGTCGGATTGGTCGGCGACAGCGCCACAACTCTGCGCGAGCTGCTGCCGCTCTTGAAACGCAAGCAGAACCGAGCCTTTCTCGATCGCGCACAGCGAGGCATGAAGGATTGGAAAAGCCTCATGCACGAGCAATCAGCACGCAAAGACATTCCCATGAAACCGCAAGTGATCGCCCATGAGATCGGCATACGGCTTCGCAACGACGCCATTGTCACTTGCGACAGCGGCACCATCACTACGTGGTGGGCGCGGCACATACCCGCAAAGCGCGGACAGATGCACGCCTGCTCCGGCACGCTGGCGACGATGGCCTGCGGACTTCCCTACGCGAACGCCGCACAAATCGCCTATCCCCACCGCCAGGTGCTGTGCTTCATCGGCGACGGCGGCTTCACCATGCTGATGAGCGAGTTCCTCACCACCGTGAAGCACAAGCTACCCATCAAGGTCTGCGTCATCAAGAACAACACGCTCGGCCAGATCAAGTGGGAACAGATGGTCTTCCTCGGTAATCCCGAGTACGGCGTCGAATTGCAGGACTTCGACTTTGCGGCGTTCGCACACGCCTGCGGTGCTGTTGGCTTCAGTTGCAAGGATCCGAAACTGGCGGGCGACACCGTCGAGCAATTTCTGGCAGCACCCGGTCCGGCGATTCTCGAAGCCCATGTCGATCCGCTCGAGCCTCCAATGCCAGCGAAGGTGAAGCCAGAACAGGCTTACCACTTCGCCGAGTCACTGGTACGGGGAGAACCGAAAGCTCTTGAAATGGCGCGCAAAATCTTCGGCGACAAGATTCGCGAACTGGTGTAG
- a CDS encoding DUF3857 domain-containing protein, with the protein MSHVLVADAGMKYNSATDMSRLKFVPVLIVFIFVCGTFTHSQSSKPAAKEAPTTTVTAVAPVPAPDYSREAFVTEELKTYYRFEEDGTGVRTMTARLRVQSEAALAELGQLVFGYSSANERINLGYVRVRKADGSVITAADTAVQDMTSPVAREAPVYTDFREKHITVPALRPGEVLEYEVTSETYAPLAPRQFWMAHTFAATGIVLDETLIVDVPRDRTLKLKVKPGFDVKITEENGRKIYRWAHANLSRPEDEKDKKTGKKSRRPKPQDAADVQMTTFQGWGEVGTWYAGLEKERRAVTPELKAKSDALTKDKATDTEKIEAIYDYVAKNFRYVSLSFGVGRYQPHAASEVFTNGYGDCKDKHTLLATLLNAAGFTTDTVLIHSTRKLDAEVPSPAQFDHVISRVHTSDGTIWLDTTSEVAPYRVLMMQLRKKNALLIEPGGKATVEETPADLPFSGQEDSWVDGKITELGVLQAHVKHVSRGDSELMIRMALRRVSQAHWKRIVEYLASVELAPGEITDFKLSDPAATNEPFVIEYWISVPNYLEWTRKNSKLRVPLPIMQVTEAPETEEGEEQEPFRVGAPGVMAMHSTIAIPAKFKLRLPLPVEVKREFADYKSSYKMDGQTLNSERQLTIKQFELPPEKLREFSSFRRVLNSDTKQEIGVEQAEVGTGVAPSDAKADDLAEAATAASREGNYKIAAELYERVVVLEPKHKTAWNQLGRAYLNLAQFQKAISALAKQIEVNPYDEWAYNNMGLAYWRLRDYAEAEKAFRKQLEVNPLDVYAHANLGQMFADQKQWDAALPELETASQITPDNPSLSLRLGEAYLNSNKAEKAMEVFEATLEKTPGPLVWNDVAYFLADQGLFLDRAKKYSEAAVGSVSSALRNMPEEQLVKVGAALTSMLASYWDTLGWVYFRMGDVDRAEKYLAGAWQLEQHGEVGEHLGQLYEKQGDKDRAKDYYAMALASTTPQASARQHLAPLVGGDANVDAVVNRYRAQLGKDRTVQFSNAAKISGSAEFTVTLDADGKAQNVKAQKDSFKAGVKPSGNKEDAQKFLDDLSARLRQEKFPVSFPDGAAPRIVRKVFLTCGDAKECTAVLALADDAANSSSPVLLSADGTAVTPVP; encoded by the coding sequence GTGAGTCATGTACTTGTGGCGGACGCCGGAATGAAGTACAACTCGGCAACCGACATGAGCCGCCTGAAATTCGTTCCCGTCCTCATCGTTTTCATTTTTGTATGCGGAACCTTCACGCATTCACAATCTTCCAAGCCTGCCGCTAAAGAAGCTCCGACCACAACCGTGACGGCCGTGGCACCAGTGCCGGCTCCGGACTATTCGCGCGAAGCGTTCGTTACCGAAGAACTGAAAACCTATTACCGATTCGAAGAAGACGGTACGGGCGTGCGGACAATGACGGCGCGCCTGCGCGTACAGAGCGAGGCTGCGCTGGCGGAACTCGGCCAGCTCGTGTTTGGCTACAGTTCGGCGAACGAGCGGATCAATCTTGGATATGTGCGCGTGCGCAAGGCCGACGGCTCGGTAATCACGGCGGCTGACACTGCCGTGCAGGACATGACGTCTCCGGTTGCGCGCGAAGCCCCGGTTTATACCGATTTCCGCGAGAAGCACATCACCGTTCCGGCGCTGCGTCCCGGTGAAGTGCTGGAGTATGAAGTAACGAGCGAGACCTATGCGCCTCTTGCGCCGCGCCAGTTCTGGATGGCTCACACCTTCGCGGCCACCGGCATCGTGCTGGACGAAACCCTGATCGTGGATGTACCTCGCGACCGGACGCTGAAACTGAAAGTGAAGCCGGGATTTGACGTGAAGATTACGGAGGAGAACGGGCGGAAGATTTATCGCTGGGCGCACGCAAATCTGAGCCGTCCGGAGGACGAGAAGGACAAAAAGACCGGCAAGAAGAGCCGGCGTCCGAAGCCACAGGACGCGGCTGACGTGCAGATGACGACATTCCAGGGGTGGGGCGAGGTCGGCACATGGTATGCCGGGCTGGAGAAGGAACGCCGGGCGGTCACGCCCGAACTGAAGGCGAAGTCCGACGCGCTCACGAAAGACAAAGCTACCGACACTGAAAAGATTGAGGCGATCTACGACTACGTCGCCAAGAACTTCCGCTACGTCAGCCTGTCGTTCGGCGTGGGCCGTTACCAGCCACACGCGGCGTCCGAGGTCTTTACGAACGGTTACGGCGATTGCAAAGACAAGCACACGCTGCTCGCGACCTTGCTCAATGCCGCCGGATTTACCACGGACACGGTGCTGATTCACTCGACGCGCAAGCTGGACGCAGAGGTGCCATCGCCTGCGCAGTTCGACCACGTCATCAGCCGCGTTCATACCTCCGATGGAACGATCTGGCTGGATACGACGAGCGAGGTTGCGCCTTATCGCGTACTGATGATGCAGCTTCGCAAAAAGAATGCGTTGCTAATCGAACCTGGCGGCAAAGCGACTGTGGAAGAGACGCCCGCCGACCTGCCGTTCAGCGGCCAGGAAGATAGTTGGGTCGATGGAAAGATCACGGAACTCGGTGTCTTGCAAGCGCACGTGAAACACGTGAGCCGCGGCGACAGCGAATTAATGATTCGCATGGCATTGCGGCGAGTTTCGCAGGCGCACTGGAAGCGTATTGTCGAATACCTGGCCTCGGTCGAACTCGCGCCCGGAGAGATTACGGACTTCAAGTTGAGCGACCCGGCGGCGACGAATGAGCCCTTCGTTATCGAGTACTGGATCTCCGTGCCGAATTACCTGGAATGGACGCGGAAGAATTCCAAACTGCGCGTCCCGTTACCGATCATGCAGGTAACCGAAGCTCCGGAGACCGAGGAAGGCGAAGAACAAGAGCCGTTCAGAGTGGGTGCTCCCGGTGTAATGGCGATGCACTCGACGATTGCGATACCGGCGAAGTTCAAGCTTCGTTTGCCGCTGCCCGTCGAAGTCAAGCGAGAGTTTGCGGATTACAAGTCCAGCTACAAAATGGATGGACAGACGCTCAATTCCGAACGGCAGCTGACGATCAAACAGTTCGAACTGCCGCCGGAGAAACTGCGCGAGTTTAGCTCGTTCCGTCGCGTGCTGAACTCCGATACAAAGCAGGAGATCGGAGTGGAGCAGGCGGAAGTGGGAACCGGCGTGGCTCCGAGCGATGCCAAGGCCGACGACCTTGCCGAGGCCGCAACTGCGGCTTCGCGAGAAGGCAACTATAAGATCGCCGCCGAACTCTACGAGCGCGTCGTCGTCCTGGAGCCGAAACACAAGACGGCGTGGAACCAGCTTGGTCGCGCATATCTCAACCTGGCGCAGTTCCAGAAGGCGATTAGCGCCCTGGCAAAGCAGATCGAAGTGAATCCCTACGACGAGTGGGCGTACAACAACATGGGCCTGGCGTACTGGCGCCTACGCGACTATGCCGAGGCCGAGAAGGCGTTTCGCAAGCAGTTGGAGGTGAACCCGCTCGACGTCTATGCGCATGCCAACCTGGGACAGATGTTCGCCGACCAGAAGCAATGGGACGCCGCGCTGCCGGAGTTGGAGACGGCTTCGCAGATCACGCCTGACAATCCATCGCTCTCGTTGCGCCTGGGCGAGGCATACCTGAATTCGAACAAGGCCGAAAAAGCTATGGAAGTGTTCGAGGCTACGCTGGAAAAGACGCCTGGTCCGCTGGTTTGGAACGACGTCGCCTACTTCTTGGCCGACCAAGGGCTGTTCTTGGATCGCGCGAAGAAATATTCGGAAGCCGCAGTGGGCAGCGTTTCTTCCGCGCTGCGGAATATGCCTGAGGAGCAGTTGGTAAAAGTAGGCGCCGCGTTAACGTCGATGCTTGCGTCCTACTGGGACACGCTGGGGTGGGTGTACTTCCGCATGGGCGACGTCGACAGGGCGGAGAAGTACCTGGCGGGCGCGTGGCAACTGGAGCAGCACGGCGAGGTCGGCGAACATCTTGGCCAGCTCTATGAAAAGCAAGGGGACAAGGATCGCGCGAAGGACTACTACGCCATGGCGCTGGCAAGCACGACTCCTCAGGCCTCAGCGCGCCAGCATCTTGCGCCGCTCGTCGGCGGAGACGCGAATGTGGACGCGGTGGTGAACAGATATCGCGCGCAACTCGGCAAAGATCGAACGGTGCAGTTCTCGAACGCGGCGAAGATTTCCGGCTCGGCCGAGTTCACGGTCACGCTCGACGCCGACGGCAAGGCTCAGAATGTGAAAGCGCAGAAGGATAGCTTCAAGGCCGGAGTGAAACCGTCCGGCAACAAAGAAGACGCTCAGAAGTTTTTAGACGACCTGAGCGCCCGGCTGCGGCAAGAGAAGTTTCCGGTCAGCTTCCCGGATGGTGCCGCACCCCGGATCGTCCGTAAGGTGTTCCTGACCTGCGGCGATGCAAAGGAGTGTACGGCAGTGCTTGCACTAGCGGACGATGCGGCTAATTCGTCGTCCCCGGTGTTGCTCAGCGCTGATGGAACAGCCGTAACGCCAGTACCGTAA